AAACAGCAGGTTCTATTGCCCTTGCGGTAGCGGAGAATCCCAAAGTATTTTTCCTTTGCAGTAAGGAACAAGGACCGGCATGGCTTTCACAGATTATGCTCGACTATCATATGGATCATGTTACCGTCTGTGCCGGCGCAAACCTTTCTTATGAAGACGAATTACTTGAGTCAGGCACACCTGAAGAGATGGTACAAAAAGAATTTCCATCTCTTTGCGTAGCCATGATTAAAAATCCAGAGCCACATCAGATTGTGCGTCCATGCTTTTTATCAGATGAAGATTTTGAGCGGGATAAAACGCCAATGACTAAAGAAGAAATTCGTGTACTTATTCTTCATAAAATGAAGCTGCACCCAGATGATGTTGTCTGGGATATCGGAGCCGGAACCGGATCGGTATCAATTGAATGTGCAAGACAAGTACCATTTGGAACGGTTCACAGTGTGGAACGGAATGAAACTGCAGTAAAGTTGATTTATAAAAATAAAGAAAAATTTTCAGCAGATAACTTGTTTATTTATGAAGGGGATGCAGCTAAGACAGCATGTACTTTACCGGAACCGGATAAAGTATTTATCGGTGGGAGTGGAAAAGAATTATCTCAGATATTAGAGATAATTGCAGCATTTCCCAAGAAGATAAAAGTAGTCATTTCTGCGGTAACGATTGAAACAATCGCAGAAGCGAATGAACTCTTAGGAAAATATGACACAGACTTTGATGTGATTCAGGCAACAGTAGGACGGGGACGTAAAATCGGCAGTTATCATATTATGGATACCAATAATCCGGTAATGATATTTACAGCACACATTTAAGATAAGAGGAGAAAAGAAAAATGGGGAAAAAAGCATTATTAGTAGTAAGCTTTGGAACAAGCTTTGAAGAAGCACTTCCGGCAATCGTTAACATTGAAGAAACCTGCAAAAAAGCATTTCCAGACTATGACTTTTATCGAGCATTTACTTCCGGAATGATTATCCGTAAATGGGCAAGAACAAAAAATGTCATTATCCATAATCCGGATGAAGTGATGAAACGACTGGTAGCAGAAGGTTACGAAGAAGTAATCTGTCAGCCAACACATATTATAAATGGACTGGAATATGACAAAATGATGAATATGCTTTTGGCATATAAAGATCAGATTCCAACAATTAAGGTTGGAACTCCCCTTCTTACCGAAGAGGAAGATTACAAAGAAGCCTGCGAGATTGTTATGCAGGAATTAGAAAAGCCATTAGCGAAAGACGAAGCTTTTGTATTCATGGGACATGGAACAGAACACTTTGCCAACAGCGCATACAGCCAGTTTGAAAACATGCTCAGAGACCTTGGACATGAAAGCACATATGTCGGAACCGTAGAAGGATTCCCAAGCCTTGATTATGTTAT
This Anaerobutyricum hallii DNA region includes the following protein-coding sequences:
- the cbiT gene encoding precorrin-6Y C5,15-methyltransferase (decarboxylating) subunit CbiT, giving the protein MSRLTVAGIGPGEADYILPAVIKKMKKAHTVIAAKRILPVLKELCQDVNSEADSENNKPVFLAMGKIKDTLEQIGEILSKGQDVVMAVSGDPLMYSLYRTICNDPISESWEVDLIPGVGSLQMLGAAFGETMEEALIISVHGRAKTAGSIALAVAENPKVFFLCSKEQGPAWLSQIMLDYHMDHVTVCAGANLSYEDELLESGTPEEMVQKEFPSLCVAMIKNPEPHQIVRPCFLSDEDFERDKTPMTKEEIRVLILHKMKLHPDDVVWDIGAGTGSVSIECARQVPFGTVHSVERNETAVKLIYKNKEKFSADNLFIYEGDAAKTACTLPEPDKVFIGGSGKELSQILEIIAAFPKKIKVVISAVTIETIAEANELLGKYDTDFDVIQATVGRGRKIGSYHIMDTNNPVMIFTAHI
- a CDS encoding sirohydrochlorin cobaltochelatase → MGKKALLVVSFGTSFEEALPAIVNIEETCKKAFPDYDFYRAFTSGMIIRKWARTKNVIIHNPDEVMKRLVAEGYEEVICQPTHIINGLEYDKMMNMLLAYKDQIPTIKVGTPLLTEEEDYKEACEIVMQELEKPLAKDEAFVFMGHGTEHFANSAYSQFENMLRDLGHESTYVGTVEGFPSLDYVIRRLKIREIKKVYVMPLMIVAGDHARNDLAGAEADSWDSILKADGFETEVIMKGLGEIDAIAEMFVKHLKKAESL